The following is a genomic window from Dermacentor variabilis isolate Ectoservices chromosome 11, ASM5094787v1, whole genome shotgun sequence.
ttagccCTTTGTACGTCCTGCTTGAAAGAATTTTATGCACCTACACGCTGATGACTCTGGCGCTCCGCCCCTGCAGCCTTTCGTGCTTAACGTGTAGCTGCCGCCTCTTGCCTACGCGGCTTTACCTGGGCTGCTTCTAGTCGTCATTCGGCACCTGCATTACGCGTGGCCAGTTTCGCCTCGGATTCCGCCCGACTCGTAGCAGGGTGCACGGAACGCAGAGCAGGCTTCGCTTCAGCCGTCCCTGCTAACCGACGCTGGCGTTACTCCTATGCCTGCAGCACGCTGTCGGTGCTTCAATTCAGCTGCTGCAGCCAGACGAGCCATACGGGCTTCGCCTTATTCGGCTTGTCCTCGCCGTCGCATCGCATCGGCCTTCTTTCGGCGAAGTTCCTCAGCACGACTTTCCATCCCGCTCATTGATGGCACTGCATTAATTTTTATCTCTAGGGAAACACAAGTGCCTTAGAACACTACAGGCAATTAGCGAAGTACGTCGCAAGGCGCCGCAGAGTAACTTCCTCCCCTTTCCCGGTGATCTGCAGCTGTGAGCGCCAGAACGTGACGTCACACGCCACATGTATTCATATAGTCTCATAAGCTGCGACGTCACACGTGCTTGCATTTTTCGAAAGCGTTCAGATCAGTATGACATGTCGTTTAAGAAGCAGTGACTCTTGCTTTCAGTACCATAACTATCACAACGTCAGCACATAATGTTGCACAATATGTATAACACTTTCAATACTGGAACCATGACACACCTTTACGATGTCTCAAACAAGAGCCACATGCCCTCGAACTGAACATTTCCGATGTGAGGCAGCACTACGTATGTGCTGTGTACCGAATCATTGCAACACAACGCGTTCAATAGGTCAGACCCTAACGACTACTACCGCCGGAAGGCGAAGTGAACGCAATGAACTCAGTGAAATAAACACACATAACGCAGTGGCGTCGACAGAACGGCGGAGCGGGGAGCGGGGTCGCATTTGACTAGTGGCAGTAAGGATCAGAGGAGACTGGGCAAGCCACATCCTAACAAAAAAAGGGCAAACGTGTCTGTtatacactccccccccccttccccagcTGCATAAGCCCCTTACCCTACGCCATCAATTGCACACATCTAAATGATAAGCGTGATGAAAGGTCGAATGAGGCATTATTAAGCGAACTTTTAAATAGGATAAAAGATAAAATGACTAATCATTATTGCGCTTTCCGATAAGGTTACTAAAGACAGCAGTGGTTTTACAAGAAAAGCAAGCCTATCAATCAAGCGAAGAGCAACAATCTCGTACGCTCACAAACCCTTAGGTATAACGCTCATATATTACGCGTATTTTCAATGTATGCAGCGATCACgcagaaaaataaatgaatgagAAATGGGAAACAGCTACACCATCGCTGTTCCTTTCCATGCAAGCACCTGCACAGTCCAGGCAAAGACAACTTGCGCAAGAAGATTTCTCCACATCATTTCAGTTCATTCGAACAGGAACATCTCGGGTAATATTGTTTTCGAATATACTTCGAATGCACGAAAATCTTGCCACACAAATCTTTCATAAGTACCTCTGATGACTGTTGTTCAGCAAAGAGACTGCAGCACTTACCAACTGCCTCTTTTCCCTAGCTCGCAGTGTGCTGTCATGGCGATTCTATAAGcgcacgtttccttttttttttttggcctcctGCAGTGTCCGTGCGCACGCAccacagtcaaagcggacaattGTCGAATACAAAATTCTCTCGCGACATGCAGCTGAACACCGCGGCGAACTCCGGCATGTTGTGCAGCGGCAGAAGGCAACCGGCCCGAGGCGACAGCGGATCGGCCTTCTGGTCGACGTCGCAAGACAGGAGGCAGAAGCGGATGAAGAACGTCTTCTGCGCCTCGGGCCACAGCAGGCGGAACTCGTCGGTCAGGGCCTCCGGCCCGAAGCTCTTGAGCAGGCCCTCGTAGGCGAGCCGCAGGCTAAATGCCTGGAGGTACATTGCGTGACGTCGCGCCTCTCCGCTGCCGACGGAGTGGTCCTGCAGTCCCAGTCGACTGTGCAGCCGCTGCAGGCACATGACGCTGGCGTTGTACTTGCTCGCCTCCATCCGGGGTCGCGGCCCGGGTTCAGTAATACGTGATGTGATGCCCTGCTGTACAGCGATAGGCCGGGAAACGTGTTTTCCCATAAACGAGGTACGTTGCAGATGCGTTTTATAACAAGAGAACCCCTCTCACTTTAATTTACGATCAAATCCGGACCTAACCGTAACGACTTTCGAAATTTCGTTTATTTAAAGCTGTCATTTTGATTCCTCGACGACATTTCGAGGAGCGTGCTGCGTTGGAAGCCTCAAGACAGTGAAATGACGTCAACTTCTTACTCAATGTAACGAAGCAGCGGTGGGAGATATTGGTAAACTAGGCGCCAGCTGGATTTCAGTTAAGCTGACGGACGCCATTGATATACTAAGCTCGACGCTTCTGCGAGAAAAGATAAAGACAGGCTCAACGAGCCTGTTGGCCTCTATAAGTAACATGAAAGCGTACCCTGGCAGACCtgtgtttcttgctttttgaTCAACACaacaatgatttttttttgcatgcgtgCTCAGAGTTCGATTTTCTCACGCTATCGATTTAACGTAACAAGGTCAAGGTCCAATCAACTTTATTAAATAGAGGATTCACTTCGCATGTTTTCCTCTGCAATGCGTTGTAAGCGGAGTTCTGTACGACTAGTATACATTTAGTGCCTTATCAACGCGCATAAGCGATTGCGAGGACTTGTACTGGCTATATTTGAAGTATTAAATCGAAAATATACGGCATTTCTTCACGGAAACGGCCCTACATACGCAAAAATAGCGTTACATCTGTAGCATCGCAGAAAAGAATTGGGAATGCTGAATTAGGGTGCAGAAATCTGTCGTTAGgtgtttctttcatttcctcCGCTAATAGCTGACATATCGTTTTCTTTTCTGCTAAAAGAATTTAAATTTCAACCAATCATTTATAAAAGTGAGATAATGTTCTTTGTTGCCGTATTGCCAACGCCATGCGTCGGCGCTGCTCTTATTTCTGCAAGGCCTCGTCGAAATCAAGATCGCAgctttcttcatatttttttttcctttcagacTACCTGCTCACACAAGAAATAAACACTAGTGCAAGGTAATCTTAATCATTATAGAGAAAGCGGGCAAAAGGCTTTGACTTCTTATAAAACGCATGCTGCTGACTTATATTACACATACGTGTCAAAGCATCCCCTGAAAAATGAAGTGAAAATAAATTCACCGCTGAGTGCTGTTCTTGTGCGCAATTTGAGTGGCAAGGAGCGCAGCATTTAGCTAGGAGAGTCATGTGTACTTGGCTTTAACATTTATGTAGCTCTGTTAAATTTCCTAGGATCTCCCCATCCAGCGTAGTTGAGGTCTAGCACGTCGACTCGATAaagtaattaataataataataataataataataaaactaatAATAAAACTATATCATCTGTGGATGTATTGGCCGCGGTAATTGTTACGCAAAGGGTCGTGTCGTACGCTACGGAAGGCAGCTCGAAAGCGTCTGCTGCCTGCCCCATTGTTCAACTTCGGTCAGCCGGAGGCGCCAACATTGACGAACCGAGCTCACCCCGCGTCTCGAAGGCGGCGCAGGGGGCGCGACGACCTCGGCGATGCGGGCAGACAGCAGCGCCCCCACCGAGGCGTAATTGAAGTGCGACGGCACGCCGGACGCGTACAGGTACGGTGCCATCTGGTACACCGTCGGCACCACAACAGACTGCAGCGACGGCAAGTACGCCAGCTCGTGGCGACGTTCGGAGCGCGCGACGTACGCTTGCGCCAGCGTGGGAGGCGACCGTGCCCGCCTCTGGTGACCGTACGCCATGACTTTCAGGTACAGCTCGACGAACTCGACGCCAAGGGCTTCGATGTAGGCCATAAGAAGTACGTAGTCTTCATCGTCGGCGTCGACTGCGAGGCTGTCAGCCTGCAATTTTGAGTGCGGAGAACGTGCCCGCCATCAGCACAGCGAGGGCGTTTCGGCCTGCTTCACTGGGATCTCAAGTTATTAGTGTTGCAAAGTTATTCGCTTTTTTGCGATAGCGATTAGGCGGCAGAATTGCGGAGTTGTCTTGCCCTGCCACGTCGTTTCTCGGATTGTCAAACGTGATTCGCTTTGGTTTCCCTACACTTCAACACCTTTCACAGCGACTACTTGTACCGAATGTTGCGCCAGTTCAAGAAATAGGTATGTGAAAGGGGAAAATTGTCGTCCATGAgtctgtagcacaaagctacgtAGGAAACCCATGCGGATCAGATACGATTGCTTTACTACACAGATGGTGGAGAGACCACCCCGAAATGGATCTGTTCCTCACTTCGGTCCCTAACTAGGACCAAGTTTTCTATAGCTGCGCAACTTTACATTTCAGAAATCTAaatccgtacgggtttcctttgagCCAACGTGATATAAACGTGTGCATGACAGTTTTCTGATAAATGGACCTTCCTCCGCCTTGCAGGCTACCGCTAGTGATTTGCCCTATTCCGGGCCCCAGGTATAGGTCGCGCTTCCGCAAAAATTACTAGGAACATGCAGAGTCAAATTTTGCGAAGACGCCGCATCGTGCGATGTTATCTTAATTTTTTACCATGTTTAAGTGCATCACTTGCATCATTCGTGCAGAATTTATTGATTGAATACATGCCTTATTTTCAATGAGGGTGCTCTCTGGACCAACACGAGGAACGGCAAAGGGAAGAAAGTATAGATTACAAGTATACGAAACCATTCATGGTAACGACAAAGAGCAAAGTGTTGCATTTGCGCCAGCTGAACAATGTCTCAGTCTGGAAGTTGACGATGAGGTAAGGGACTCGGTTTCATTCATAGCCTAAAATTTCGCCGTGACAATGACAGATGGTGCCCCCATTCTGTTCCCACTATGTACGTCCGACTTGAAGTCGCCGCAGGCGACGTTTTCTTCTAATGCGTTTATACTCGTATGGCCAATGTATGACTAATGGCACGACCAATGTCATGACCAATGGCATTAACAATGGCATGACTAAAGCTGGCACGACTATCGCACTAAAtgtggcatgaaaaaaaaacttatagcATTGTAgccgtaaatgcgagagaaatacgTTTcacattacgtcgcacctctcctGTGTCTCTGATCCATGATTCAAACCGCGTTAAGTACATTGCAAagcgttgttcaggagctcactcgaaaAATGACCAGTCTTTTCAAGCACCGAAGTGCACTTGATGGTAGTGCCGGGTTGACAACCATCagtagcactatatatatatatgcacatatgcTGATACATACGCGCTCTTCTAAGCTGTCCACAACTTCTACCTTTACGACGCGATCAACTTCACACACGTGCACTTTTTCAACACTGACACTCctatgctaattgcattaaaaataAACCACGTTATGCCATGTTTTTGAGCAAATGAAGCGTCATTGAGCAAAATGTTTGTTTAGCTGGTAGTGTTATGTAGACCTGTCATGGCTATTTCCGGAACATTCAGTAAAATTACCTTCATGTCTACTTTATGTCAAAGTTCGGCCTCCCTCGTCTACCAAGTACACATGCCCCCCCACAGTCACATTATTTCTAGATATACATCATTCATGAACAGATATCAAACAAGTTTCACAAACAGCAAGGCGTGAACGCTTATGAAGCGCTGGGCAGCTTTCCCAcgattgttcttttctttctttcaccccTGGTAATTCTTTGAGTGCAATATAAGTGAATAGATACAGTTCTAGGCATATTCAGTTTGGAATTATATAGTTTCCGAGCAGCGCTTCTATGAAGTGGTGTTTACGTGAGAAACAACAAACGGCGGCTACTATGATGAACGTTTCAGCCATTGTTGTTATACAGCCGACGGGCGGAAGTGCAAGGCGGTTTTTGGTGCCAGTGGTTGCGATGTGTGAAACTAACAAAGTGGTCGTCGTTGAGTTGCAACACTACAAAGTATCCAATGATTGAAGCAAATGAGTTATGAAAATCTAGCGAATAAGCTAGCTTTCATGCCACAAATAAGCAGTTTATTGATAGTGATTCGGCGATATATAGATTATCCGAGAAAGTGAAGCGTCGTGGCCCACTCATTCTCAAAATGCGCGTCTATGTTAAGTTTTCTACATTCTTCCCCTTTCTTGTGTCCTCTCCATGAAATTATGCTATGAATAGATGCATGAATGACTGAAATAATGCGCTCACCCTCACATTCTCGGACACCACCACGAGAGTCATCATGTCAGTTTTCGCCCCTGCTGCCTTTCGCACGGCCGGTGAAAGCCACGTGAACAGGACGCCAGAATCGTGTGATGCCTGCCTGAGCTCGTTGTTTATGGCTTTCAGGGCATTCACACTGTCACTGGCGTCCAGAAGTTTCGCGATGAGCTGAGGCCACGAGCCCGTGAGACACTTTTGGACCAGCGCGAGGCAGAAGCGAGCCGTCTTCGTGGGGTCCGACGACATCCACTCTCTGGACAACTCTAAATACAGGACCTCGGCGTCCAGGTGCGATGCCATGTACAAGGCCGTCGTCGCGACACCGTTCGCTTCGGCTAAGCTACGGAACGCGTTCCTGAAATATTGTGCGCCGGTGGCGAAAGCGGTGTCATCGGAAAGGACACGTCTATTGACGGAACGCAGCGCATAGTTGAGCACTTGGACCCAGTCCGCAACCGTTACCTCCGGAAAGATGCCATCCAGAATTTCACTTAGAGATCTGACAATTTCCAGCTCGTCTTGTGCTTCCGCTGAACGGCCACCAGCAAGGTCGGCGTCGACAACGAGGTCGATTTCGACAATCTTGGGGAGGTCGTTCTTGAGCACTTGTCGCAGGGCCTTCTCCAAGTCCTCCCGGTTGCCCGTCGCGGTGAGCTTGCGCAGGAGAGAGCGGCCGCGGGAGATCCTGAGCGCCAGGCGGTCGTGGTTGCGGAACGTCTCTAGGGTTATTATCGTTTGGCACCCCGAGAGAATCGCAAGTCGGACGAGATGCGAGACGATTTCCTTGTAGCTTTGGGCGCTACGAACCTCGTTCCAGTTCAGCTGTTTCCGCGCCGACTCCAGCGTGGCATCAAATGACAGTATTGTCGAGTTGTTCGACAGGTAACGGTGGCAATTTCCGTAGACGTGACGCATAATTCGGATCCCCCCTTGTTCCGCAGCGTCGTCTCCTGCGTGTCAGATGAGCGAATCTTGAGCGATAGCGCAATCGTGAGGAGATCGATAAAGGAAGTTACGGCCCATCCTGATAGCGCACACTCTAACACTTCGCGAGTGTTTGCTTTGAGAGATCGTATTCCGAAAACTATCCACGCACTTTACTATTGCTTTTACGAAAAGCGCGGCAGATTATTGATAATGAATATCTCATTCGTGGACGTGTTAGCCCGGTCGGAAAATACTTCTTGCAAAGAGCGCAAagccccttcccccctcccccccccattcccGATATTCCCAAGCCGTCTAACATATTAGGAAAGGAACAGTCGCTGACACAACGCGGTGCCCAACTTATTTAGAAAGCAGGAATTGATTGAAAACCTGAAAAAATTATAACGGATTTCCATCTGAACTTTCTTTTGAAGCGACATTTTCGCTTTCGTTATCCTGAGCTTTGCACTTAAGCCAGATAGGAGCGCAGCGATTGCTTTGCATAGTGCACCCTTCCCTCAGCGGAAATGAGCGATTTGCATTTTTCGGAGGAAGACTTGGCTAAATAGAGCAAGGAAGAAAGTGTTCTGATATGGAGGACGCGCCAACAGCTCATTCGGCGCGGCCGAGACAGAGGGCCAGCGACAAAAGTGTTTTACAGTTGTGATGATGTACAAAGTAACTACAGAACGTGACGAAGGGCACTTACACTATGCTCCATCGAGGAATAGTAGTGTACTGTGCGCCGTTGGCATTCGCGCCAGTTAGGTACGCACTTGTTAAATCTAAAGCTATGAGAATCGCGATATGCCTTTAGGGACTGTGGTGTTGGTCACTGTTTCAGGGAGAAGAGGCATGACGCTTATTTAGGCCGGTACAGCCGGCGTCACATTTAACCAGAACGCGGGAGCGAACGGCACGCGTGACAGGAAGCGCCAGAAAGCAGCGCGGTCTCGAATCGGGACGTGTGCGCGAACGGACATGCGACCCCTGTCCGCAGCATGAAATACAAGTGCCGGAGACCGCTGGCGGTTGCGCATTCCCATTTCGGAGCCACATTCGCCGGCTCCCGCGTTGTTTCTCGCTGAGGCCCTATATATGAACACGCCGCGTCAGCGCCTGCCTGCTGGGTCATGGCAACACCACCCAGATACCTTatggcctgtttactccgatccatgacatcatgctacctggcccgaaatttccattgacaaggctaaGCTGACGAAAGCGGTGAGGTCAagatcactgttgcctactcgggagcatccccataaGATCCtttggcagtcgggccaggtatcGGGATGTCAttgatcggagtgaaaaggccttgtccTATGTAGGTGGTGTTGGTCACGGTGGGCTCAACGTGATGTCGCGACGTCGCAAAATGAAGGCTGATGATTACATCCCGGTACGAATGCACTGCAACGTGCTTTCAAAGGGAAGCCATGCAGTTGAGACGGCGCCTTCAGTCAATGCCTGCCACAGTGGCCCAAGCGGAGAGTCTTACAATTATATGGGAACAAGCGCCGCCCGCCTTTGGTCCCTGGGTTAACGAGCGACAATTGGGTATATACGACCTGGACCAAAATCGCATCCGCTGCGGCAATCTCCTCTCGATTCCAAGTGGTGCCGCTTCGAGCCACTGGTGGTCCCGCGGACCGTAAGGCGGCAGTGTGTGTAATTACTGGCATATAATGGGCGTTAATTATCTCTATGAAGGAGCCAATCATCTTGATTGTGGTAACATCACTCCTATACGAAGAAGTCACTCTTTGTCGCTGAAAGATTCTGGAAGCAATAAGGGAAAAAATTGTCGGTTGTCGTTTTATTCTGGTGGCAACAGTTTCGAGCACGTGTGATAATATATTTCAGACCCATCTGCCGAGAGGAATAAGCGCTACTACaagcaacaccacctagataatGTTGCTACAAGAAGCTGATTCAGTCATGCTTCGGGCACTGTAACGAGAGGTGATGTATGGATTTCCGGTTTCTAAATCTTTACAGCATTTATATTTGCAGAAATCCCTTTATGGGGGGAGCACCTTGTCATACAGCACAATATATATTACGGTGGCATTTGGTGCGCGTCCATTGTTTCGTTTCTTGTTCGATTTGTGCTATTGCCGAGACAGGCAATGTTACAGGCGCGTCCCTACAAATCGATTTTAAAGGTACGTTGTTGAATGTTTCTGTGCGTGTATGCGCATCTCCAGGACTTCGGCGCTTGTGTTCACAATCTCAATAACACTACTGATTACTCAATGAAGCTTTCCTCCCCATTTTCCCTGTGCGCCAAGTGTCTTTGGCAGCCCCGTAATTTGAGTGCATTCATATCTATAAACTTAAACCAATCTCAGACAAGCACCTTACCCGATATGAAAATTCTTCGGCGACGCTCATAATGATTCCACATATTGGTGAGCGGCCGGTAGAATCTAAGGGCACTTCCCATCACATAACGCTAGTACGTATTCAGTATTCCAAAGGTGCGCGTGACAGCAGCTCAGGACGTACTCGGTGCGGGGTATACCTTGAGCTCCGATTCAAGAAATGAAGACGCTGTCGAAAGCATAACGCCACGCGCATGTCTGGGTCGCCCTCGTGCGCCGCTTTGAATGCGCCGCGGAAGCTATCGTGATAGTGTGGGGTGGGGCGCCACCTGGCACTGTGCGGCATTGCGTACGCGCGCGTTGCACCAACCTTCCCAGCCGACGTCGCGCAACAGAGACTCGTTGATCTTGGCCAGCCACGCGGCGACGTTGTCCCGGTGGAAGCTGCCGCCGTCCTTTCGTCGCTCCAGCCACGAGTCGCAGACGTAGCCGTAAAAGTCGCTGCACGCGTCCCTGCTCGTGTTGATCAGGCGGTTCAGGTAATCGCGCGCCGCTGCGCACTCGGACGTCACGCATGCCAGCGGCGACCGGGCGCGCCTGGCGTAGAAGACTAGCGCCAGCAGTACCGCCGTCAAGGCGAGCACGGCGGCGCTCGCGAGGACTGCGGAGGCGTACAGGAGTCGCTGGTCTCGGCTGTTCACTTCACTCTTGAACGAGATGTTCATGGCTGCGTGAATCGCAGTGTGTCGGTGCGTTGATGGTGAAGTGGAACATAGAGAGCAATTTTTATTATTATGtacttttacgtgccaaaaccactttctgattatgaggcacgccgtagtggagtactccggaaattttgaccacctggggttcttgaacgtgcacctaaatctaagtacacgggtgttttagcatttcgcccccatcgaaatgcggccgccgtggccgggattcgatcccgcgacctcgtgctcagcagcctaacaccatagccactgagcaaccacggcgggtacatagAGAGCAAGGTAAAGGGGTAAATCGAGGTAAGTTAACAATTGTTGCACCTGGTTGGTATAGCGTACACAGAGAAAGGTGAAGCAAGGGACCGAAAAGTAAAGTGGCAGTTTCGATAAagaaaaggggaaagaaaagcGAAGGATTCATAACGATACCCATGCATTAGGCTATGACACGAAGTATGGCTTGTACTTTTATCTGCCGTACAAACTGCAATAAGCGTTCACTCGTATAATAACCATAGTGTCCCGCGAGAACAGACTAATACGAAAGGATCTCACTTGAAAATCACGAGAACGCACTGCTACAAATCTGACGTGGCGAGGAGCCCGGAAACGGACAGAGAACGCGTCAGGCTGCTGCTAATTTCACCGCATCTCAGAACTTGGATTAAGCGAATCAAATTTCTACGTGTGAGGAAACACAGCGCGCATGAAGCCGCCAACAAACTCGTTACAAATGGCACACGCGCCACGTGACCTCGAACGTATACTGCGCGCGGGTCGCCTAGGCGGTCAGTCACGTGGGCCGCCATAGCCCCGGAACGGCTGGGCTAGAGGAGCTGACGTGCGCGCACTTCTCTTAGCAAAAACTCCATCACGTGACCTCTAACACCGGCCGCGCTATAAacgagaacatttttttttctcgttttccaGGCACAAAAAGTCAACAGTGAGAAATCTCTAATGTACAACCACGGCAGTGGGGCGTGTAGATATTTGCGAGGCGCCTCTGGGGCTGTCGTTTACGATACTTCCGCTGGAACACGTACCTCCTGATGCGTTTTGGGGGTCCCGCTTCTGGGACCGGCTCTCACCGCTTTGCCGTAAACATCAGTCCGATAAATAAACGCACCTTCTGTTTCCCCTACGAGCGTGTCTGCTCCGAACCTGCTTCGAGGTAGACACAACAAAATGGGTGCTTTTTGTGGGGAATATAGCTTCTAAAGACGCCGTTTCGTAGCTGCTACGGAGGATGACGCGCTTTCCTTCCATTTTTACGGCCGCCTAAACTTCCGTCCAAATGGTGTTATAGTGGCCGATAGAGAGCCTACGACGGCAAAGCGTGCATTTCTTCGTCAGTATTTGGCCCGCGCTAGCGGGCCCGCATAACCTAAGGTTTGCCACTTCGCCGTGCGTCTTTGGCGCTCCGCCAGTTCCGCGGTAGTCGACGACGGGAAGATCCCGTTCAACATGCGAGATCTGTGCCTGTGCATCGCCCATCCATGAACAAGGACTTTACTAAAACGCGAAAAAGAATATTTAATACGTAAATGAATTCGCAGTAACAACGCGCCATTAATAGATGGTCCGCGGCTGCTGAAGACGCTCCTACCATATAAACTACGGATAGGAAGTGACCTGGAAGAGTGACGATCAAGCTGTCTTTTGAAACGTCGAGACGGTGCCGCACTCTCGTTTCTGCCACGCACTTTTGCGCGAAGTCATTGCCATGATGCCCTAACATCCAGCTTGTCGCTCCTGATTGCTCGTACGCTCCAGAGATGCGACAACAATGGGTGCTGGACCCACGAGTGTGTCGAGCATGTGTATCGCTCACAGTTTTTgcactctttttttcttgcgcacgGCGGGCAGGTATGCATTCTTGTGGCTATCTTGGTCGCGCACGTTAATCTTTCTTAGAGCCAAATGAATATTTCCGCGAAAAATGAGACGACGAGGACGAGTGAAGCAACACGTATGCGCATCATAGACGACGCTATAGTCCGAACCAGAATCAAGCACTTGATTAGTACTCCGGTCCCAATCAAGGCTGACTGCTGCTTACTAATCCACTCTCGACAGGTTTTTAACGCTTGAAGGTCTTGCGAGGCTCCAGCGTTGGTCATCGGGATCGCTAAAATGCCTGCACTGTGAAAGAGATGACGTTGTCATTTTATTCCTCGTATGATTATAATTatggttgattgattgatggcTTTTCGCACACGAATTCGTTAAATTTTTGTTTACGTACTCACTTGCCCATTCATATGTTAATAGTTTTATATCTCATTTGTTCGCCTTTAATTCTATTCTATGCTCCAAAGGCCGACAAATGTAGGCAGAGCGCTCGACGGTGACAACGCTAATTGGCACTTCACAAGAGGCACGACTTACCAGTACGTGCCTCAATCTGCTACTCACattttgctagtttttttttcgtttccagtAAGAAAATGTTCAGAAACACGGCAAAGAGCCCCAGTGTGCTATTGTTCTTGCGCATAAACTTAGGCAAGAAGTTCCGTCTTCGTTTTTCATCTGGGACCAACGGGTTACCTCTGTAGTCAGAACTCTCCCAGATAGTGCGAAACGTACGACATAGCCTAATTCCAAGCAGCGACTATATTCGCTGTAAGAACGGAAGGGACGAAAAGCTATCCTAATCCGAGATTTAGGTGCGTCCTAATGAGTCCCCCTGAGGTAAATTAAGCTTCCGAGCCTTTTCGGTCGCGTTGGTG
Proteins encoded in this region:
- the LOC142563221 gene encoding uncharacterized protein LOC142563221, which produces MVCVLLPKNDFRSQLGSHASCPRVSRTVLVIMEGEAGRNVGRRAGEGGSRAKRTPDSNDLAPKTPALRIADGKQARQRDSHDSRAVSPAPKDTSVVATVPGGHPGAAAPSPNLRGGATASNLYAHPAASPQDSRQSKKSSGRSKSKTPTRTPSTSNKQPKPAKVGKRTALPSSSGTPVRQPEAQDAAGAPPNTTQKAAKAETKHGHSGRTPKSKSITPKARVIEAPGTVGEGEKGDSRVSQTKGSSSSVSTITANPISTHDGGPVENSQTSAMGITPVSSTKISHRSTSEGTLGVAPKSQDSKVTVGTGGDHNQPGVTSLTTGNEGPPVAAAAACPNDRDPNIKEANIAEKSAAPVANATDEGKGVRKVVDRRASKRKTTEETEISTTGASFVTHRQESHPISHVGSTYIWSFHPMNISFKSEVNSRDQRLLYASAVLASAAVLALTAVLLALVFYARRARSPLACVTSECAAARDYLNRLINTSRDACSDFYGYVCDSWLERRKDGGSFHRDNVAAWLAKINESLLRDVGWEGDDAAEQGGIRIMRHVYGNCHRYLSNNSTILSFDATLESARKQLNWNEVRSAQSYKEIVSHLVRLAILSGCQTIITLETFRNHDRLALRISRGRSLLRKLTATGNREDLEKALRQVLKNDLPKIVEIDLVVDADLAGGRSAEAQDELEIVRSLSEILDGIFPEVTVADWVQVLNYALRSVNRRVLSDDTAFATGAQYFRNAFRSLAEANGVATTALYMASHLDAEVLYLELSREWMSSDPTKTARFCLALVQKCLTGSWPQLIAKLLDASDSVNALKAINNELRQASHDSGVLFTWLSPAVRKAAGAKTDMMTLVVVSENVRADSLAVDADDEDYVLLMAYIEALGVEFVELYLKVMAYGHQRRARSPPTLAQAYVARSERRHELAYLPSLQSVVVPTVYQMAPYLYASGVPSHFNYASVGALLSARIAEVVAPPAPPSRRGGITSRITEPGPRPRMEASKYNASVMCLQRLHSRLGLQDHSVGSGEARRHAMYLQAFSLRLAYEGLLKSFGPEALTDEFRLLWPEAQKTFFIRFCLLSCDVDQKADPLSPRAGCLLPLHNMPEFAAVFSCMSRENFVFDNCPL